The genomic window ggtggtgggtaaggaggaggaggaggagggatggtGGGAGACATGGCGGCATCATCAGCGGCCGCAACACATGGTGGTGGAGAAAGGTGGGAGGGTAGAGATCTGATAGtaggccccaccatttttttctccGGATTGAGTGGGGGAGTGGTATttgtccggtttcaatagtttggggTGTAAAATATCTGGTTTTCAAGTCTacgggggtaattcggtcgaccgcgatagtttagTAGGGTAattctgtcagggttatggataccacatacctaatagtagtcgactaaatctcggcaggacccaccacataccatgtcttatacggaaacaaccttcggatataggagttccggataaggaaagacaaccagagttctacatggaaacgacaaggactactctgattgtatccatattggtttacctagttctacttggacaagcggacacctatgggtataaatacaaggccccctaggaggagaggggacacggaacaatagatcaatacacaagatcaacatacaagccaacatacgccaagacaagacgccggatatcgactttagAGAttagcatggctagtcccctacggtgtctacggatactgataggagagacatagcgctaTCTTTGATCTTGCCGGGTGCGGATTCGAGGAgtaaggctaccctgttgtcgactacgagtcagcacttcagaccgtcaagtcgacaacagttagataggctaccccaaatattgtactggtgtgattatggttaATAaaagcaacgaccggcttcggccaataggagtagggttattacctgacaattcaagggcccgaacctgtataaaaatcctcattTCTATCTCTTTTACCTAAGTCTCGCATGTatcctggtaccaacgatccccattctacgcaaataccggaatcgcgacatcaaacgtcgacaaattcgtactatttttcaaaaataatggaaatagtaataataaataattaataaggGCTAGAACATATAAAACCCACAATACATGCTTATGATAAAAGTGGATCTGCGGTTTGCACTTAAATCACTAATATATGAgccgtactccctccataaaaaaagtCAACCTAGTATGTATTTTGACGTGACAATCTTATTACAACAAATCTACTGTCTCACATCCTACAATCGTTACAATCgttggtttttttatggagggagtactttctaTAGCCTACAGTATAGTGGTATATGTACAAACTACACAAACAGAAGCCTCGTCCGCTTCTACCGTATCATCGATCAGGCTACAAAAGTTAAACCCGTACTCCCTCCGACCCGAAATATAAGAATCTAAGAATAGAATATtttatagtacaataaatctaaacatgtCCAAATATATTATACTAAGAAACATcatatattcttatatttttagaacaagtttaatagtatagctaactactagctccaattcatctatagctaatctaatagccaattcatacaatagttaactataaaaatatactacatcattaatatCCGGTTctacctctcatacacacataacgtcTTAGAGTTAGtattgcagctggctataaatttatagtccgctttcttctctcttttctcttttcttcttgatatgagattatagctggcttatataGCCTGCTATAACTGCTACCACTAGCTCTTAGCAAGCTACTATTTAGGGGTAGCACTGATAACTGCTACCACTGCACAACTGCATGCACACGAACGcattgaccaaaaaaaaaaaaaaaagatctccaTCTTAgaattagggggtgtttagttCCTGGGTAtaaaattttggcgtgtcacatcgggtattatatggTGTCGCATGGaatgttcgggcactaataaaaaaataattacagtaTCGGTCAGTAAAccatgagacgaatttattaagcctaattaatctgttattagcacATGCTTACTATAGCatacattgttaaatcatagagcaattaggtttaaaaaattcgtcCCGCAAAGTAGttgcaatctgtgcaattagttattttttagcttatatttaatactccctccgtttcgaaatgtttgacaccattgactttttagcacatgtttgaccgttcgtcttattaaaaacttctgtgagatatataaaattatatgcctacataaaaatatatttaacaatgaatcaaatgataggaaaaaaattaataattacttaaattttttgaataagacgaacggtcaaacatatgataaaaagtcaatggcgtcaaacatttcgaaacggagggagtacttcaggTAAGTGTTCTAACGTTtaatgtgatagggtgtaaaattttagggtgagaTCTGGCGGTCGATTTGCACGATGAACGAACATAGCTGAGCTGgttctgctgctgccgccgctgccgccgcccgtaCAGGAATCATCACTGTTGTTCATCAGGCTGCCGGCTTTGATCGATTAACTCTTTCGATTGGCCAATCCCGAACTTAGAATAAAAATTACTAGACTCTAtacatatttaatcatttatacTAATTAACATAACATAAATTAATTAGTCAAATAATTTACACGAGTTCTTCGGACATAGGTTCACCGCTGTCAAAACCCGATAAGAGATTAAGAGAAGCACATATGTTCGCCACTTCCAATTGTGATGTAAGCTTTCAAGtgacttttcaaacttttttcgaGCAGGTAAGTTGatctttagaaaataaaaaagcttCCTTTTGTACCTTATTATGAGAGACGGAGAGTTTGATacagtttgttaaaaaaaagtatatatcaAATCGGCATTATTCTGCTGTTAGTGCCCTTTTAGGGCGTAAGAGTATTCCCTTGTGAAGGAAATTAGATGAATCAACTTTCCGAATAATGGAACATGTTCTTATAACAAACAACAACTTACTACTTGCATTTCACGCATCTTACAAAATTCAGTTGTGTCACCTACTGGttaatgtttaaaaaaatcatatgtggaaaaatatattttttgtggttcgtaaaaaataaggaaaaattggaaccatgccattataagtttgcaaaatttaagatatgccatcctgacccacatgtcattgactcatgtgggtcctacatgtcattgagataccgatggcatatctcaaactttgcaaaattataatggcatggttctaatttacCCAAAAACTAAAGGGATTAATATTATTTGCACCACATAGTAGTAACAACAAGCTAGTCGTACTCAATAAATAGCAGTGTCTTTTTtcacatgtgaaaaaaaatacttcaatgtatttaaaatttgactttatgGTGTAATTTatgctagttaattaattactctttGTTGTTAACAATTGCAGTAATTGCAGTGGTTGAAAGTGTATTGTACACTTTTAACTACTGTAAGTGTTAACATCAAAGAGAAATTTAAAGTGTACAGTACACTTTCAACCACTGCAAGTGTTCATAGCAAAGAGTAAACCAACATTAATCACACCACacaatcaaatttaaaacacattgaatccagcaaaaaaaaacaccagCAGATAGAAGCAGGAACAGTTGGCAAAATAGATGCAATGGTAGCTAGTGGCAGAAGTCAAGAACAAATTAAAGGAGAGAACTAAAATGCCATCCATTCCATTGCTATTGCATCATCTTTAACATGCGGGcgttggcaactttttttttttttggcaagaagACAATCATGATCGGGACACCTAAACACCTTGCGAGGATATGGATTGAGTCGCTAGTCACCTTGACCTAGCAAAACtagatcaagatgggttttgtaagACTAAACTAGCTAGTGAAGCCGATTTAGATATCAAAAAAATCTCAAGGCTGATTTAGATCGATTTGAAGATAATTACCCGTCTCATTGGAGAATGGAAGATTTATATatgggacaaacctacaaaagaATAATCATACTCTCACGGCGAAAGTGGACGATTTAAAGCGCAACTCGATAAAGATTGATGAAAGTAGGCTAAACTAAGTGAAAAGGTAACtgcatattaaaaaaagatacaatTGGCTAATTGTGTTAGAAGTAGATTGTGTTGCTAATTAAATCGGTCTTggcccttatataggggttggtcatGCCTCCTACAGGTCGTCTTTCATGTCCAACTTAAGTTAGAAACCAATAAAAACCTGAAACATATATTCCGAGTAAGGAAACTCGAGACCGACGAAAATTGGCTTGGCGTCAGACTCTGTCTATCTAACCAACCACATGCCACcagttagacccgcccatagacggcggtcagactggctcCATGAAGGAAACCCGACGCTCTTCAGACTTTGGCAatattctcatatttatatccTACTACGtgtcaaatttgggtgtaaacagcgGTCAAGCACAAATCTCCcccaaaattttcagatttttcaaatatatatgaatttgattaaaATGTGTTCAAACTCAGTGGAAATATGTTAACATTTCAAATAAGTTTGTGAAGAAAACACGGAAATTCacgaaattataaaaatttcgGTGGTTACTGAAATTGCAAACCCTTAAATGCATACTACATATGGTCCTCATCTGCCCAAAAAAGAGGCACAACAGCAGTGCTAGCCTGAACTGAAAGCCACATATCACACCCAAATATGGGCACAGTGAAAGGGATGAGACAAGAAGAGCCACCACAACCCACACCAACAAACCCCACCCCTTGTTCCCCCTCTTTTCCTCAACTCTTTTAATTATTAGCTGTTCCATCATCTGGGTACCTGCTGATACTGTTACTACTTCGATCTATttatgtacatatgtatgtacTACATTCTACATATATACTCCTAtgtatggaaaaaaaagaaaatgttgcaCAAAACGAAGTAAAGAATCTGTAAGAAAAGACGCAAACATGTCCAAGAAAGGAGGACAAACTGAGGAAACTATATGAGGAAATGaagataatttttttctgtTGGAGATTTTGATTAATTACACATTATTATTGTCTGATTATATGATTGTCATGCATCCAGGCCAGCACtcactagctaattaattaagtactactccctccgtcctaaaataagtgcagttttacactattaACGTTcgatgtttgaccgttcgtcttatttaaaatttttttatgattagtaattttgttgctatcagatgataaaacatgaatagtactttatgtgtgactaaatatttttaaatttttcacaaattttttaaataagacgaacggtcaaacgttaggcacggatatccacgactgcacttattttgagacagaggtagGACTGTAAATAGACGCTACTAGTtgctagtagtaattaattaagtaattaaacACTAGTGCTACTGGGTGTTGGAGATACTAGCTGCATGGATCGGATGCTCCCTTCCACTCTCTCTTTAATTTCTGTCTCTTTCCCTTAATTTCTCTCTCTAAGACGGCTGAATTGCTTGCTATGTATGGCAATGTACGGCGAGGTcgccgaggtggtggtggtcatcTCCACTCGTAGCTCGCCGCGATGATCGCGTCGGAGATGGGCGTGCCCCACGGCACGGTGCTGATGGtctcgtcggcgacgtcgtcgtcgtcttcgtcgtcgatGGCCAtgtcgtcctcctccacctgcagctcggcctcggcgtcgtcctcgccgtggAGCTCCATGGACGAGGCGCGCAGCGGCGTGGTCGGCGACAGGCCGGGGCtctggctcgccgtcgccgcctcagCCGCGGTGGCCGGAGACTtgtcggcggcggacgggagcggcggcggcggcggcggcttgtggCGCGTGGTGCCGGCGAGGGAGTTGCGGTGGAGGGGGACGTCGTGGCCGGAGTGGGCGCCGGTGtaggtgaggaggaggaaggaggggtcGAGGCGGCAGCGCTCCACCTGCTTCCGGGCGGCGCAGTTCTTGTTGCTGCTGCACCGGTAGTAGCCGCGCGGGTACGGGGACCCCTTGATCGGCTTCTGCCCGTACTTCCGCCACGCCCACGAGTCCGGCGCCggcccgctcgccgccacgcGCACCACCTCCTTTCTCGTCTGCTTCTTCCTGCATGCATGGCGAACGCCACGGTCATCAGCCAGCGAGCGAATCCACATTATGCAACAATCAGAAAAGCAAACGGAGACTATATAAATAGCGGCGGCCGCATACTTTCTCCTCGCCGACCTTGATCCGCCGGCGCGAGTgctctcaccgtcgccgccggatcCCTGCTGGTCGGTGGTGGGCTGCGTGTTGTCCGCcgacggcggctgctgctggacCTGAAGCACCTCCTGTTGCttcggaggtggaggaggggccACAACGAGGGCCCCGCAGAGCTCGTCGACGACCATGGGGGCCTGATCACCCCAGCCACCACCGGTCTGAAGCCCCGGGAGCGGCGGCAtccacgccgcgtcgccgtcgtctccctcctccCACACGGCGGGCAGCGCCGCCTGCTGCGCCGTCATGGGCGGCGCGAGGAACGACGAGAACGGGTCGTCGTCGTACTCCCACGCCTCGCccagcaacgccgccgccgggctcaCCCGTCCCCCGCCGCACCCAAACCTCACGACAGCGCCAAGATCCCAGTTGTTGctaccaccacctccgccgccgccagcgtaCCACCATGCGTCGCCGTCCATCTCGCCGCCTCGGAGAAACTAGCTAGGGCGCTGACTTTGAGCTTAGTATTTTGCTAGAGAGAGAAAGGtaggtagagagagaggggggggggggtgggagtggtggtggtggggatggGCATTGGAtccgccgggggggggggggggggggggggggttctaAAAAGGGAGCAAGATGGGGTTTTATGGGGAGATGGCCGCCCTCCTTGGCTGTTTTGAGGATGGGTAGAGGTCCCCACTTGACTT from Oryza glaberrima chromosome 6, OglaRS2, whole genome shotgun sequence includes these protein-coding regions:
- the LOC127777361 gene encoding WRKY transcription factor 22-like isoform X1, which translates into the protein MDGDAWWYAGGGGGGGSNNWDLGAVVRFGCGGGRVSPAAALLGEAWEYDDDPFSSFLAPPMTAQQAALPAVWEEGDDGDAAWMPPLPGLQTGGGWGDQAPMVVDELCGALVVAPPPPPKQQEVLQVQQQPPSADNTQPTTDQQGSGGDGESTRAGGSRSARRKKKQTRKEVVRVAASGPAPDSWAWRKYGQKPIKGSPYPRGYYRCSSNKNCAARKQVERCRLDPSFLLLTYTGAHSGHDVPLHRNSLAGTTRHKPPPPPPLPSAADKSPATAAEAATASQSPGLSPTTPLRASSMELHGEDDAEAELQVEEDDMAIDDEDDDDVADETISTVPWGTPISDAIIAASYEWR
- the LOC127777361 gene encoding WRKY transcription factor 22-like isoform X2 gives rise to the protein MDGDAWWYAGGGGGGGSNNWDLGAVVRFGCGGGRVSPAAALLGEAWEYDDDPFSSFLAPPMTAQQAALPAVWEEGDDGDAAWMPPLPGLQTGGGWGDQAPMVVDELCGALVVAPPPPPKQQEVLQVQQQPPSADNTQPTTDQQGSGGDGESTRAGGSRKKQTRKEVVRVAASGPAPDSWAWRKYGQKPIKGSPYPRGYYRCSSNKNCAARKQVERCRLDPSFLLLTYTGAHSGHDVPLHRNSLAGTTRHKPPPPPPLPSAADKSPATAAEAATASQSPGLSPTTPLRASSMELHGEDDAEAELQVEEDDMAIDDEDDDDVADETISTVPWGTPISDAIIAASYEWR